One window of Medicago truncatula cultivar Jemalong A17 chromosome 2, MtrunA17r5.0-ANR, whole genome shotgun sequence genomic DNA carries:
- the LOC25486430 gene encoding uncharacterized protein isoform X1, translating to MAASNKFDVSSTSPDRPLYTGQRGSHIAASLDRSGSFREGIENPILSSLPNMSRSSSSATQGDVMNFFSCVRFDPKLVALDHKSNRPMDYKRHVSAALGISPDESPSSYVKGKQLTSIVPEDIKRLRDGLHANFRRARDRAKMFSEALSRFNKDFPNINSKKRARSENFSTDRSSFTLSDRPVLGPNIGKVGIHGHAVTGSFEHDQQKLEERAKTAVPNKRTRTSLVDVKMDVRTNSLVRSSGTVDREKDILRLANNGTVHGEERIFPIVGDGWEKSKTKKKRSGIKPDGSSSITSAKPVNNFQETKQGMQQRLATDARSKLSNDSHSFRLGLPNGTAGAGKSDGISQQAGLGTRVSTPRNDTDSNSAVSDRRDRPLNSDKERMNFRAANKATVRDEFNSTSPNSSAKLNTSIRAPRSGSGVSASKMSPVVNRETVPNDWELSNCTTTTKPPAGVSTNNRKRAASARSSSPPVAPLWQPPHKSSRTARRTNFIPVVSSNADSPALDSVSDASGSDLGLGVAKRLSGGSPQQIRLKGDPSSSAAFSESEESGVAEMKPKEKGRKPDGIDQKAGQNVQKVSNMVPPTKKNKLASREERGDGVRRQGRTGRNFPATRSLTPMTSEKLGNIGTVKQLRSSRLGFEKSESKAGRPPTRKLSDRKAYTRQKHSAISASADFHVGPEDGHAELLAAVKGLINSGRAITGQFWKQMEPFFGMIIEEDVAYWKQKINLESSGLMATPVSSNIDDCEAVTNGLGLMGCARDIGHDAQRGAGIVGEQSQLTKGDCKAIPLCQRLLSALISEEGCSGSENFNFDAYDTQFETNGELELNHLDSHPQANYNFTAHSACNGYRTTQKPGHHDTINDVVDIPSNGLEYDAMDMNERLLLELQSIGISPDPVPEISQTDDVAIFDDLTGFEEKYQRQVFKKKDLLEGLLKSASVTKECQEKDFEQRALDKLVVMAYEKYMACWGRNPSGGRNTSSKVAKQAALGFVKRTLERYHQFEDTGKSCFNEPLFKDMFFAASSQQSGMEAESAKPHASSVSLEARTGSISSRRSPSQFSPNMNNHDVNLSDIYPVINNSSEQTSGKEDIWSNRGKKRELSLDDVGASSVPSGIRGSLPSSTKGKRSERDRDGKGQSREVQSRNGTTKAGRPALNNTKGERKPKSKPKQKAGQHSVSVNGLLGKLSDQPKPELPSGSKSNEKSTNSNAKEKNECAMGEDEPIDLSNLQLPGMDVLDDQGQDIGSWLNIDDDGLQEDGFMGLEIPMDDLSDLNMMV from the exons ATGGCAGCATCCAACAAGTTTGACGTATCTTCCACCAGCCCAGATAGACCTTTGTACACTGGGCAGCGAGGATCCCACATAGCTGCTTCATTAGATAGATCAGGTAGCTTTCGTGAAGGCATAGAAAATCCAATTTTGTCCTCTCTTCCAAACATGTCACGAAGCAGTTCTTCAGCGACACAAGGGGATGTGATGAACTTCTTCAGTTGTGTGCGTTTTGATCCAAAATTGGTTGCTTTAGATCATAAGTCTAATCGTCCCATGGATTATAAACGACATGTCAGTGCTGCTCTGGGAATTTCACCGGATGAATCTCCATCTAGTTATGTAAAAGGCAAGCAATTGACATCCATAGTACCAGAAGATATCAAAAGACTCAGGGATGGTTTACATGCAAACTTTAGGAGGGCAAG GGATCGTGCTAAAATGTTCAGTGAAGCCTTATCTAGATTCAACAAAGATTTCCCAAATATAAATTCAAAGAAGAGAGCTCGTTCGGAAAATTTTTCTACTGACCGTTCTAGTTTTACATTAAGTGATCGGCCAGTCTTGGGCCCAAACATAGGTAAAGTTGGCATTCATGGTCATGCAGTAACAGGTAGTTTTGAACATGACCAGCAAAAGTTAGAAGAAAGAGCCAAAACTGCTGTTCCAAACAAGCGCACCAGAACTTCTTTGGTTGATGTCAAG ATGGATGTGCGGACTAATTCGCTCGTTAGGTCATCTGGAACTGTAGATAGAGAGAAGGATATCCTACGACTTGCTAATAATGGTACAGTTCATGGCGAGGAACGAATTTTTCCCATTGTAGGTGATGGTTGGGAAAAGTCTAAAACAAAGAAGAAGCGTTCAGGCATCAAACCAGACGGGTCTTCAAGTATAACATCGGCAAAACCTGTTAACAATTTCCAGGAAACTAAGCAAGGAATGCAACAAAGACTAGCCACTGATGCTCGGTCAAAATTGAGTAACGACTCTCATTCTTTCAG GTTGGGCCTTCCTAATGGAACTGCTGGAGCTGGAAAATCAGATGGCATCTCTCAGCAAGCTGGGTTGGGCACACGCGTCTCTACTCCTAGAAATGACACCGATAGCAATTCTGCTGTCAGTGATAGGCGGGATCGTCCTCTTAATTCAGACAAGGAAAGGATGAATTTCAGAGCTGCTAACAA GGCAACGGTCCGTGATGAATTCAATTCAACTAGCCCTAATTCAAGCGCAAAATTGAATACATCTATTCGGGCGCCACGATCAGGTTCAGGAGTTTCTGCTTCCAAGATGTCACCAGTTGTCAACAGAGAAACTGTTCCTAATGATTGGGAACTATCTAATTGTACCACTACAACCAAGCCCCCTGCTGGTGTTAGCACAAATAATCGCAAACGTGCAGCATCAGCACGTTCATCTTCTCCACCTGTTGCCCCCCTCTGGCAGCCGCCACATAAGAGCTCCCGTACTGCCAGAAGAACAAATTTTATTCCCGTTGTTTCAAGTAATGCCGATTCCCCTGCTTTGGATTCTGTATCTGATGCGTCTGGCAGTGATCTTGGGTTAGGAGTTGCCAAACGTTTGTCTGGCGGTTCTCCCCAGCAAATAAGATTAAAAGGCGATCCGTCATCTTCAGCTGCCTTCTCTGAAAGTGAAGAGTCAGGGGTGGCTGAGATGAAGCCTAAAGAGAAGGGCAGGAAACCGGATGGGATAGACCAGAAAGCTGGACAAAATGTTCAAAAGGTGTCTAACATGGTtcctccaacaaaaaaaaataagcttGCATCCAGGGAAGAACGTGGAGACGGTGTTCGGAGGCAAGGGAGAACAGGGCGGAATTTTCCTGCTACAAGGTCATTGACCCCAATGACATCTGAGAAGCTTGGAAACATAGGGACCGTAAAACAGCTCAGAAGTTCAAGACTAGGATTTGAAAAGAGTGAAAG CAAGGCAGGTCGTCCACCAACCAGGAAACTTTCTGATCGGAAGGCATATACTCGTCAAAAGCACTCAGCTATTAGTGCATCAGCAGATTTCCATG TAGGTCCAGAAGATGGACATGCAGAGCTATTGGCTGCTGTAAAGGGTCTAATAAACTCTG GTCGTGCTATTACTGGCCAATTTTGGAAGCAGATGGAGCCTTTCTTCGGTATGATAATTGAGGAGGATGTTGCTTACTGGAAACAAAAG ATAAATCTTGAGTCAAGCGGATTGATGGCAACTCCAGTTTCTTCAAATATAGATGATTGTGAAGCTGTTACTAATGGGTTAGGGTTGATGGGTTGCGCAAGAGATATCGGACATGATGCTCAAAGGGGTGCTGGAATTGTCGGTGAACAATCGCAGCTAACTAAAGGGGATTGTAAAGCAATTCCCCTTTGTCAAAGGCTGTTATCTGCTTTAATTTCAGAGGAGGGTTGCAGTGGAAgtgaaaatttcaattttgatgcGTATGATACTCAATTTGAGACAAACGGGGAGTTGGAACTGAACCATCTGGATAGCCACCCGCAAGCTAATTATAACTTCACTGCTCATTCTGCTTGCAATGGTTATAGGACAACTCAGAAGCCAGGACATCATGATACTATAAATGATGTAGTTGATATTCCATCCAATGGGTTGGAATATGATGCCATGGATATGAATGAAAGGCTTCTCTTGGAGCTTCAAAGCATTGGAATTTCCCCAGACCCTGTG CCTGAAATATCGCAAACAGATGATGTAGCAATATTCGACGATTTGACTGGGTTTGAGGAGAAATATCAAAGACAG GTTTTCAAGAAGAAAGACTTGCTAGAAGGGTTGTTGAAATCTGCCTCAGTGACCAAAGAATGTCAAGAAAA GGATTTTGAGCAACGTGCTCTAGACAAACTTGTTGTGATGGCTTATGAGAAATACATG GCTTGTTGGGGCCGTAATCCCTCAGGTGGGAGAAATACAAGCAGCAAAGTGGCCAAGCAAGCTGCATTGGGATTTGTTAAACGAACATTGGAGCGGTACCATCAATTTGAAGATACTGGCAAGAGCTGCTTCAACGAGCCTTTATTCAAGGATATGTTCTTTGCTGCTTCTTCCCAGCAAAGTGGCATGGAGGCTGAATCTGCAAAACCTCATGCTTCTTCTGTTTCTCTGGAAGCAAGAACAG GTTCCATTAGTTCACGGAGAAGCCCGTCACAATTTAGCCCGAACATGAATAATCATGACGTCAATTTATCAGATATTTATCCTGTTATAAACAACTCATCTGAACAGACAAGTGGGAAGGAAGATATTTGGTCAAATAGGGGGAAGAAAAGGGAATTGTCCCTTGATGATGTCGGTGCTTCGAGTGTTCCATCGGGCATTAGAGGTTCTCTACCAAGCAGCACAAAAGGAAAGAGAAGTGAAAGAGACAGGGACGGAAAAGGGCAGAGCAGAGAAGTGCAATCCAGAAATGGAACTACCAAAGCCGGTAGGCCAGCACTCAATAATACTAAAGGAGAAAGGAAACCCAAATCAAAGCCTAAGCAGAAAGCAGGTCAGCATTCTGTTTCTGTTAATGGCCTCCTTGGCAAGCTATCAGACCAACCTAAACCAGAATTGCCATCTGgttcaaaatcaaatgaaaagtCTACCAATAGCAATGCCAAGGAAAAGAATGAGTGTGCCATGGGTGAAGATGAACCTATAGATTTGTCTAACCTGCAACTGCCTGGAATGGATGTGCTTGATGACCAAGGTCAGGATATTGGTTCCTGGTtgaatattgatgatgatggatTGCAAGAGGATGGGTTTATGGGCCTTGAAATTCCCATGGATGACCTTTCCGACTTGAACATGATGGTTTGA
- the LOC25486430 gene encoding uncharacterized protein isoform X2, which translates to MAASNKFDVSSTSPDRPLYTGQRGSHIAASLDRSGSFREGIENPILSSLPNMSRSSSSATQGDVMNFFSCVRFDPKLVALDHKSNRPMDYKRHVSAALGISPDESPSSYVKGKQLTSIVPEDIKRLRDGLHANFRRARDRAKMFSEALSRFNKDFPNINSKKRARSENFSTDRSSFTLSDRPVLGPNIGKVGIHGHAVTGSFEHDQQKLEERAKTAVPNKRTRTSLVDVKMDVRTNSLVRSSGTVDREKDILRLANNGTVHGEERIFPIVGDGWEKSKTKKKRSGIKPDGSSSITSAKPVNNFQETKQGMQQRLATDARSKLSNDSHSFRLGLPNGTAGAGKSDGISQQAGLGTRVSTPRNDTDSNSAVSDRRDRPLNSDKERMNFRAANKATVRDEFNSTSPNSSAKLNTSIRAPRSGSGVSASKMSPVVNRETVPNDWELSNCTTTTKPPAGVSTNNRKRAASARSSSPPVAPLWQPPHKSSRTARRTNFIPVVSSNADSPALDSVSDASGSDLGLGVAKRLSGGSPQQIRLKGDPSSSAAFSESEESGVAEMKPKEKGRKPDGIDQKAGQNVQKVSNMVPPTKKNKLASREERGDGVRRQGRTGRNFPATRSLTPMTSEKLGNIGTVKQLRSSRLGFEKSESKAGRPPTRKLSDRKAYTRQKHSAISASADFHGPEDGHAELLAAVKGLINSGRAITGQFWKQMEPFFGMIIEEDVAYWKQKINLESSGLMATPVSSNIDDCEAVTNGLGLMGCARDIGHDAQRGAGIVGEQSQLTKGDCKAIPLCQRLLSALISEEGCSGSENFNFDAYDTQFETNGELELNHLDSHPQANYNFTAHSACNGYRTTQKPGHHDTINDVVDIPSNGLEYDAMDMNERLLLELQSIGISPDPVPEISQTDDVAIFDDLTGFEEKYQRQVFKKKDLLEGLLKSASVTKECQEKDFEQRALDKLVVMAYEKYMACWGRNPSGGRNTSSKVAKQAALGFVKRTLERYHQFEDTGKSCFNEPLFKDMFFAASSQQSGMEAESAKPHASSVSLEARTGSISSRRSPSQFSPNMNNHDVNLSDIYPVINNSSEQTSGKEDIWSNRGKKRELSLDDVGASSVPSGIRGSLPSSTKGKRSERDRDGKGQSREVQSRNGTTKAGRPALNNTKGERKPKSKPKQKAGQHSVSVNGLLGKLSDQPKPELPSGSKSNEKSTNSNAKEKNECAMGEDEPIDLSNLQLPGMDVLDDQGQDIGSWLNIDDDGLQEDGFMGLEIPMDDLSDLNMMV; encoded by the exons ATGGCAGCATCCAACAAGTTTGACGTATCTTCCACCAGCCCAGATAGACCTTTGTACACTGGGCAGCGAGGATCCCACATAGCTGCTTCATTAGATAGATCAGGTAGCTTTCGTGAAGGCATAGAAAATCCAATTTTGTCCTCTCTTCCAAACATGTCACGAAGCAGTTCTTCAGCGACACAAGGGGATGTGATGAACTTCTTCAGTTGTGTGCGTTTTGATCCAAAATTGGTTGCTTTAGATCATAAGTCTAATCGTCCCATGGATTATAAACGACATGTCAGTGCTGCTCTGGGAATTTCACCGGATGAATCTCCATCTAGTTATGTAAAAGGCAAGCAATTGACATCCATAGTACCAGAAGATATCAAAAGACTCAGGGATGGTTTACATGCAAACTTTAGGAGGGCAAG GGATCGTGCTAAAATGTTCAGTGAAGCCTTATCTAGATTCAACAAAGATTTCCCAAATATAAATTCAAAGAAGAGAGCTCGTTCGGAAAATTTTTCTACTGACCGTTCTAGTTTTACATTAAGTGATCGGCCAGTCTTGGGCCCAAACATAGGTAAAGTTGGCATTCATGGTCATGCAGTAACAGGTAGTTTTGAACATGACCAGCAAAAGTTAGAAGAAAGAGCCAAAACTGCTGTTCCAAACAAGCGCACCAGAACTTCTTTGGTTGATGTCAAG ATGGATGTGCGGACTAATTCGCTCGTTAGGTCATCTGGAACTGTAGATAGAGAGAAGGATATCCTACGACTTGCTAATAATGGTACAGTTCATGGCGAGGAACGAATTTTTCCCATTGTAGGTGATGGTTGGGAAAAGTCTAAAACAAAGAAGAAGCGTTCAGGCATCAAACCAGACGGGTCTTCAAGTATAACATCGGCAAAACCTGTTAACAATTTCCAGGAAACTAAGCAAGGAATGCAACAAAGACTAGCCACTGATGCTCGGTCAAAATTGAGTAACGACTCTCATTCTTTCAG GTTGGGCCTTCCTAATGGAACTGCTGGAGCTGGAAAATCAGATGGCATCTCTCAGCAAGCTGGGTTGGGCACACGCGTCTCTACTCCTAGAAATGACACCGATAGCAATTCTGCTGTCAGTGATAGGCGGGATCGTCCTCTTAATTCAGACAAGGAAAGGATGAATTTCAGAGCTGCTAACAA GGCAACGGTCCGTGATGAATTCAATTCAACTAGCCCTAATTCAAGCGCAAAATTGAATACATCTATTCGGGCGCCACGATCAGGTTCAGGAGTTTCTGCTTCCAAGATGTCACCAGTTGTCAACAGAGAAACTGTTCCTAATGATTGGGAACTATCTAATTGTACCACTACAACCAAGCCCCCTGCTGGTGTTAGCACAAATAATCGCAAACGTGCAGCATCAGCACGTTCATCTTCTCCACCTGTTGCCCCCCTCTGGCAGCCGCCACATAAGAGCTCCCGTACTGCCAGAAGAACAAATTTTATTCCCGTTGTTTCAAGTAATGCCGATTCCCCTGCTTTGGATTCTGTATCTGATGCGTCTGGCAGTGATCTTGGGTTAGGAGTTGCCAAACGTTTGTCTGGCGGTTCTCCCCAGCAAATAAGATTAAAAGGCGATCCGTCATCTTCAGCTGCCTTCTCTGAAAGTGAAGAGTCAGGGGTGGCTGAGATGAAGCCTAAAGAGAAGGGCAGGAAACCGGATGGGATAGACCAGAAAGCTGGACAAAATGTTCAAAAGGTGTCTAACATGGTtcctccaacaaaaaaaaataagcttGCATCCAGGGAAGAACGTGGAGACGGTGTTCGGAGGCAAGGGAGAACAGGGCGGAATTTTCCTGCTACAAGGTCATTGACCCCAATGACATCTGAGAAGCTTGGAAACATAGGGACCGTAAAACAGCTCAGAAGTTCAAGACTAGGATTTGAAAAGAGTGAAAG CAAGGCAGGTCGTCCACCAACCAGGAAACTTTCTGATCGGAAGGCATATACTCGTCAAAAGCACTCAGCTATTAGTGCATCAGCAGATTTCCATG GTCCAGAAGATGGACATGCAGAGCTATTGGCTGCTGTAAAGGGTCTAATAAACTCTG GTCGTGCTATTACTGGCCAATTTTGGAAGCAGATGGAGCCTTTCTTCGGTATGATAATTGAGGAGGATGTTGCTTACTGGAAACAAAAG ATAAATCTTGAGTCAAGCGGATTGATGGCAACTCCAGTTTCTTCAAATATAGATGATTGTGAAGCTGTTACTAATGGGTTAGGGTTGATGGGTTGCGCAAGAGATATCGGACATGATGCTCAAAGGGGTGCTGGAATTGTCGGTGAACAATCGCAGCTAACTAAAGGGGATTGTAAAGCAATTCCCCTTTGTCAAAGGCTGTTATCTGCTTTAATTTCAGAGGAGGGTTGCAGTGGAAgtgaaaatttcaattttgatgcGTATGATACTCAATTTGAGACAAACGGGGAGTTGGAACTGAACCATCTGGATAGCCACCCGCAAGCTAATTATAACTTCACTGCTCATTCTGCTTGCAATGGTTATAGGACAACTCAGAAGCCAGGACATCATGATACTATAAATGATGTAGTTGATATTCCATCCAATGGGTTGGAATATGATGCCATGGATATGAATGAAAGGCTTCTCTTGGAGCTTCAAAGCATTGGAATTTCCCCAGACCCTGTG CCTGAAATATCGCAAACAGATGATGTAGCAATATTCGACGATTTGACTGGGTTTGAGGAGAAATATCAAAGACAG GTTTTCAAGAAGAAAGACTTGCTAGAAGGGTTGTTGAAATCTGCCTCAGTGACCAAAGAATGTCAAGAAAA GGATTTTGAGCAACGTGCTCTAGACAAACTTGTTGTGATGGCTTATGAGAAATACATG GCTTGTTGGGGCCGTAATCCCTCAGGTGGGAGAAATACAAGCAGCAAAGTGGCCAAGCAAGCTGCATTGGGATTTGTTAAACGAACATTGGAGCGGTACCATCAATTTGAAGATACTGGCAAGAGCTGCTTCAACGAGCCTTTATTCAAGGATATGTTCTTTGCTGCTTCTTCCCAGCAAAGTGGCATGGAGGCTGAATCTGCAAAACCTCATGCTTCTTCTGTTTCTCTGGAAGCAAGAACAG GTTCCATTAGTTCACGGAGAAGCCCGTCACAATTTAGCCCGAACATGAATAATCATGACGTCAATTTATCAGATATTTATCCTGTTATAAACAACTCATCTGAACAGACAAGTGGGAAGGAAGATATTTGGTCAAATAGGGGGAAGAAAAGGGAATTGTCCCTTGATGATGTCGGTGCTTCGAGTGTTCCATCGGGCATTAGAGGTTCTCTACCAAGCAGCACAAAAGGAAAGAGAAGTGAAAGAGACAGGGACGGAAAAGGGCAGAGCAGAGAAGTGCAATCCAGAAATGGAACTACCAAAGCCGGTAGGCCAGCACTCAATAATACTAAAGGAGAAAGGAAACCCAAATCAAAGCCTAAGCAGAAAGCAGGTCAGCATTCTGTTTCTGTTAATGGCCTCCTTGGCAAGCTATCAGACCAACCTAAACCAGAATTGCCATCTGgttcaaaatcaaatgaaaagtCTACCAATAGCAATGCCAAGGAAAAGAATGAGTGTGCCATGGGTGAAGATGAACCTATAGATTTGTCTAACCTGCAACTGCCTGGAATGGATGTGCTTGATGACCAAGGTCAGGATATTGGTTCCTGGTtgaatattgatgatgatggatTGCAAGAGGATGGGTTTATGGGCCTTGAAATTCCCATGGATGACCTTTCCGACTTGAACATGATGGTTTGA